The following coding sequences lie in one Arachis ipaensis cultivar K30076 chromosome B03, Araip1.1, whole genome shotgun sequence genomic window:
- the LOC107631507 gene encoding WD-40 repeat-containing protein MSI1, translating to MGKEEEEMRGEIEERLINEEYKIWKKNTPFLYDLVITHALEWPSLTVEWLPDRDEPPGKDYSVQKMILGTHTSENEPNYLMLAQVQLPLDEAENDSRHYDDDRPDLGGFGAANGKVQIIQQINHDGEVNRARYMPQNPFIIATKTVSAEVYVFDYSRHLSKPPLDGACNPDLRLRGHNTEGYGLSWSKFKQGHLLSGSDDAQICLWDINATPKNKTLEASQIFKVHEGVVEDVAWHLRHEYLFGSVGDDQYLLIWDLRTPSVTKPVQSVVAHSSEVNCLAFNPFNEWVVATGSTDKTVKLFDLRKISTALHTFDCHKEEVFQVGWNPKNETILASCCLGRRLMVWDLSRIDEEQSPEDAEDGPPELLFIHGGHTSKISDFSWNPCEDWVVASVAEDNILQIWQMAENIYHDEDDLPEESTKAS from the exons ATggggaaggaggaggaggagatgaGAGGTGAAATAGAAGAGAGGTTAATAAACGAAGAGTACAAGATTTGGAAAAAGAACACTCCTTTTCTCTACGACCTTGTTATAACCCACGCGCTCGAGTGGCCTTCTCTCACCGTTGAATGGCTTCCCGACAGGGACGAGCCGCCGGGGAAGGACTACTCCGTTCAGAAGATGATTCTTGGGACCCACACATCCGAGAACGAGCCCAACTACCTCATGCTCGCTCAGGTCCAGCTCCCTCTCGACGAGGCCGAGAACGATTCACGCCACTACGACGACGACCGCCCCGACCTCGGTGGCTTTGGCGCCGCCAACGGCAAG GTGCAAATAATCCAGCAGATAAATCATGATGGAGAGGTTAATAGAGCTCGTTACATGCCTCAGAACCCCTTTATTATTGCCACTAAGACTGTCAGTGCCGAGGTTTATGTCTTTGATTACAGCAGGCATCTGTCTAAGCCTCCGCTAGATGGGGCATGTAACCCTGATCTTAGATTGAGAGGTCACAATACCGAAGGGTATGGCTTGTCATGGAGCAAGTTCAAGCAGGGCCATTTGCTGAGTGGCTCCGATGATGCTCAGATATGCTTGTGGGATATTAATGCAACTCCTAAGAATAAAACCCTTGAAGCTAGTCAGATATTCAAG GTTCATGAGGGTGTTGTGGAGGATGTCGCTTGGCATTTGAGGCATGAGTACTTATTTGGTTCTGTTGGTGATGATCAATATTTGCTTATATGGGATCTCCGAACACCGTCAGTCACCAAACCTGTCCAATCTGTTGTTGCCCATTCAAGTGAG GTTAATTGCTTGGCTTTCAATCCCTTTAATGAATGGGTTGTTGCTACTGGTTCCACTGATAAAACTGTGAAGCTATTTGATCTGCGCAAGATCAGTACTGCACTTCACAcctttgattgtcacaa GGAGGAAGTATTCCAGGTTGGTTGGAATCCAAAGAATGAGACAATCTTGGCTTCTTGTTGTCTTGGTAGGAGACTCATGGTGTGGGATCTTAGCAG GATTGATGAAGAGCAGTCACCAGAAGATGCGGAAGATGGTCCACCAGAACTGCTTTTCATTCATGGTGGCCATACAAGTAAAATATCTGACTTCTCTTGGAACCCATGTGAAGATTGGGTGGTTGCTAGTGTGGCTGAAGACAACATACTTCAAATATGGCAGATGGCAGAGAACATATACCATGACGAAGATGATCTGCCGGAAGAGTCCACTAAGGCTTCTTAA